GTTTGACTAAATTAATTTCATTTTTTTTAGGAATGCTTAAAATTTATTTAATTTTTTCCACCAATAAAACGAATTTGTTTAATAAGTTCAATGAAATTTAATAATTTCTGACTTTTATCAACTTTTTTTTAATAATTTTGAATAATCTTCAGAAAATGTCTATTTTAACTAAATAAACCCAATTCAAACTTATTTTTGTTATTGGGGTAATATTTATATAGTTAATTAGATATATAAAGGTATAGATTGGTATTTTAAATTATGTTTATTATATTGATCTGTTTTTTTATATATTTCCCAGCTCGAATATAAGTCACTGTCAAAAATTAGTGTGTTTACAAGTTGCAATTTTATGGGCTATGTTTCTTGATAAATTCATGCGTTTTTTGTTTTAGCATAGCTAATCGAATCACAAATTTTTGATTTAAACAATATTCAAAAATAAAGATTGGAAATCTATTCTAATTTTGTCCAAAATTTTTTTATAAATTTCTAATCGCCCAAAATTTTTGAATGAACCAAATTTAGAAACTGTCTTTGACCTTAAACGGTTAGGAACAACCCGATATTTTAATCAAAAGTTAAAATAGGAGGTTGGAAAATGAAATTAATGAAAAAAGAGGTTCAAACAAAAAAATCAAGCGAAAATGTTACAAGAAGGATGAGAGAAGATGAAAAAATTAATTATGCTGCAACTCACGACGTTGGTGAGGTTCTTTCCAATTTAAACTCGGATTTAAACGGATTAGATACATTTGGAGTAGATGATAGTAGAGACAAATACGGCGACAATAAAATTTCCTATGGTGAGGAACAGTCCCTGATTAGCAAGATCGCCGATGCATTCATTAATCCGTTTACTTTAGTACTATTATTTTTAGCAGGAGTATCTGCATTAACAGACATGGTATTCCCATTTTTTGAACTGTTTGGAAATACCGTAGGTGATTTTGACTGTTTAACAGTAGTCATTATTGTTGTCATGGTATGCATCTCAGGTGGATTGCGTTTTATTCAAGAACAGAGAAGCGGAAATGCCACAGAAAAGCTATTGTCAATGATAACAACAATCTGTGATGTAATACGTAATGGAAAACAGGAAGAAATTGATCTTGATGATGTGGTAGTCGGAGATATTGTCAAATTGTCTGTAGGGGACATCATACCTGCAGACATGAGGATTTTGGAAGCTAAAGACTTATTTATCAGCCAATCATCTCTTACAGGGGAAAGCGAACCAATCGAAAAGGTAGCTACTGTTGACACCAAGCACGATGCGATAACAGAATACAACAACATTGCTTTTATGGGGAGCAATGTAATTTCAGGATCAGCTTATGGTGTTGTTGTGGCTGTAGGTGACAATACCCTATTCGGTAGCATGGCTGCTGAAGTAGGAAAGGAACATGTTGAAACAAGCTTTACAAAAGGAATAAACTCAGTGTCATGGGTTCTAATAAGATTCATGCTGATCATGGTCCCTGTTGTATTCTTCATAAACGGATTCACTAAAGGAGACTGGCTCCAGGCATTCTTGTTTGCAATTTCCATTGCAGTGGGTTTGACTCCTGAAATGCTTCCGATGATAGTTACAACCTGCCTTGCAAAAGGTGCAGTTGCAATGAGTAAAAAGAAAACTATCATTAAAAATTTAAACTCAATTCAAAACTTCGGAGCTATCGACGTTTTATGTACAGATAAAACAGGCACATTGACTCAGGACAAGGTAATTCTGGAATATCATTTGGATGTTATGGGAAATGATGATGACCGCGTACTAAGGCACGCTTATCTAAACAGCTATTTCCAAACAGGTTATAAAAATCTAATGGATAAGGCCATCATTGAAAAAACAGAAGAACAAGAAAATGAAAATCCAAAATTGCTAGATTTATCAGAAGCATATGTTAAAGTAGATGAAATTCCATTTGATTTTACACGTAGGAGATTGTCCACTGTAGTTAAGGACAAAAACGGCAAAACACAAATGGTTACAAAAGGTGCTGTTGAAGAGATGCTAGATATCTGTTCATCAGTTGAATATAATGGTAAAGTTGAAAAATTAACCGAAGATTTAAAAGAAAAAGTGTACAATCAAGTTAACAAACTCTCTGAAGAAGGATTCAGGGTAATTGCACTTGCACAAAAGAACAATCCGTCTCCTGTAGGGGAATTTTCTGTTGATGATGAATGTGACATGATTCTAATGGGATATCTGGCTTTCTTAGATCCTCCTAAAGAATCAACAGAGGAAGCTATCAAAGCCTTAAAAGAATATGGCGTAGTTACCAAAATCCTAACAGGAGACAATGAAAAGGTTACAAGGACTATCTGTAAAAAAGTAGGTATGGAAGTCCGCAACATGGTTGTCGGAAGTGAGATTGATGCTTTGACTGATGAGGAATTGGCTGAAATAGCTCAGGAAACTGATGTATTTGCTAAATTAACTCCTGATCAAAAATCAAGGGTTGTAACTGTTTTAAGAGAAGCAGGACATGTTGTCGGATACATGGGTGATGGAATAAATGATGCAACAGCAATGAAGGCATCAGACATTGGAATTTCTGTAGATACTGCAGTGGATGTTGCAAAGGAATCCGCTGACGTTATCTTGCTTGAAAAGGACTTGATGGTTTTGGAAGAAGGAATCATCGAAGGACGTAAAACATATGCAAACATGATTAAGTACATCAAAATGACTGCGTCCTCAAACTTCGGAAACAT
This genomic interval from Methanobrevibacter sp. contains the following:
- the mgtA gene encoding magnesium-translocating P-type ATPase, whose product is MKLMKKEVQTKKSSENVTRRMREDEKINYAATHDVGEVLSNLNSDLNGLDTFGVDDSRDKYGDNKISYGEEQSLISKIADAFINPFTLVLLFLAGVSALTDMVFPFFELFGNTVGDFDCLTVVIIVVMVCISGGLRFIQEQRSGNATEKLLSMITTICDVIRNGKQEEIDLDDVVVGDIVKLSVGDIIPADMRILEAKDLFISQSSLTGESEPIEKVATVDTKHDAITEYNNIAFMGSNVISGSAYGVVVAVGDNTLFGSMAAEVGKEHVETSFTKGINSVSWVLIRFMLIMVPVVFFINGFTKGDWLQAFLFAISIAVGLTPEMLPMIVTTCLAKGAVAMSKKKTIIKNLNSIQNFGAIDVLCTDKTGTLTQDKVILEYHLDVMGNDDDRVLRHAYLNSYFQTGYKNLMDKAIIEKTEEQENENPKLLDLSEAYVKVDEIPFDFTRRRLSTVVKDKNGKTQMVTKGAVEEMLDICSSVEYNGKVEKLTEDLKEKVYNQVNKLSEEGFRVIALAQKNNPSPVGEFSVDDECDMILMGYLAFLDPPKESTEEAIKALKEYGVVTKILTGDNEKVTRTICKKVGMEVRNMVVGSEIDALTDEELAEIAQETDVFAKLTPDQKSRVVTVLREAGHVVGYMGDGINDATAMKASDIGISVDTAVDVAKESADVILLEKDLMVLEEGIIEGRKTYANMIKYIKMTASSNFGNMFSVLAASALLPFLPMLSIQIILLNLIYDLSCTAMPWDNVDKEFLQIPRKWNASSIGKFMIWIGPTSSIFDFTTYIFMYFVFCPIFVSNGILFTDLPAHFSGAELARVSALYIAMFQAGWFVESMWSQTFVIHMLRTPKLPFIQSRASLPVTVLTFTGIIALTLIPFTPFGVALGMTALPMSYFIYLIPCILLYMLLATSLKKAFIRHYGELL